The Edaphobacter flagellatus sequence TTGTAATGTAATTGATGTTCGTGCTGGATGTTGGGCCAATGTCCAGTATTCGTAATGACTCCTGAGACTTCAGATGTTTTTGTAACTCTTTCCACCCACTGGAATGCCGCGGCACGCGACCTGCATTTGCCCGGTTGCCGCCAGTGCTTTCACCGCCACCGAAGAGGTTGCGCATAGGCTCGCTTCGTCTCCTCTTTCGCTCTACGACTTAGGTTCCAGCACCAGGGGAGTCTGCTCCGCCTTAGCTTCTGCGTGCTTGGCCACGGGTGGAAGCACCTCGACGGTGCGCTCTGATTTCAGTTCTACCTTCCCTTTCAGCATCGCATTCTCTTCAATCGAGAGTCTGCCACCGAAGATATCGCCGTTAACCACCGCGGAGTGCCGCAGATCGACTCTGCCTGAAACATGCAATGTTCCTTTCACATTGCCAAAAACAATCAGGTTACGAACTTTGATATCCGCAACAATGCGCGCATTGGGGCCAATCGTCAGGCTATTCTCGGGTAGAGTAATCGTTCCTTCGATATCGCCATCGATCATCAAGTCTTCGCTGCCGGAGAGTTCTCCCCGTATGCTGACCGACTTGCCGATGACAGTAGAACCTTCTGCTGGCTTCATGTGCGTCTCACTCTCTTCCATCAAGGTATGGCGATTGCTCTATTGCCGCAGGATACCCAAGCTGCTCCTTTGAGGCAAACCCGGAAACTTCACACGTATCCGTGCGTCATAGACAGAAAGTGGTAACGTTGCAAAGATGGGTCAGAACATCGAACACAAAAATCGAAGCATGCGTGTGAGGAAGATTTGAAAAGGCTTATTGCAATAGGCCCTACTCTCGCTGCGTACCTGGCCTCACAAACGCTCCGCCCTCACAAAGCATTCACTGCACTTGCCTGCGTTCTCTGCCTGGGCGTATCGGGCAGAGCGCAATCAGCTCTCGATCCGCTGACCACGATCCCTGCCCGCTCCTGGGCTGTCGAAGCTTCCAAAAATGAGCTGACCGCTCTTCATCATCCCAATTCCTATCTCCGCTATCGCATGCATATCATCGATGCAAAAGGCGACCGTGTTCGTGACATCATCGAAAGCCGCGACGGTACTGTGGCTCGCCTGATCTATACCGATGGCAAGCCGCTAACCCAGGAGCAGGACAATGCCGAGCGCCAACGCCTAACCGACATGCTCGCCAATCCTGAAGCCTTTGCTAAACACGCCAAAGGCGATCAATCCGGGAAGAAAATAGCCGACTCGCTCATTCAGATCATGCCAGATGCCATGATCTACACGTACGTTCCGGGGCAGCCACAGACCGGCAAAAACCCGGGCATCACCGAAGTCGTCATCGATTACGAGCCAAACCCTCAGTTTCATCCGCCTTCAACGACTGCCGAAGCACTTACCGGCCTCAAAGGACGAGCCTGGATCGATCCGAAGTCAAAGATGATTCTCCGTATGGAAGGAAATATCTTCCGCGCCGTCAATCTGGGCTGGGGGATGCTCGCCCATATCTACCCAGGAGGCAAGCTTATCTTCGAGCAGGCAGATGCCGGAAACGGCCGATGGATCTATACGCATTTTCAGCAACGCATCAGTGTTCGCGCGCTTATGGTGAAATCCATCAACATCAACACCGACGTTGACGCCAATGGATTCCAGACTGTTCCAGCGATGAGCTATCAGGACGCGATACACCTGCTCTTGAGTACACCGCTTCCAGCCAAGTCACCCTTCTAGGCAGTAACCCGTGCCTTGGCGCGCAACGTCTGCTGCCGCACAGTCAGTTTCTCAATGCGCTTCGGAAGAACCTTGTATCCCGACCCCGCGCTGGTAGGAACCTGTATCTCGCCCTTCTTGCTTACCGTAACTTCAGGTTCAATGATGTCCTCTTCCCAGTAACGAGCAGACGCCGAAACATCGCCCGGGAGCTGGAAATTCGGCAACGAAGAGAGCGCAATATTGTGTGCCCGGCCAATGCCTGTCTCCAGCATGCCGCCACACCACACAGGAATGGCACGCTCTTCCGCGACATTGTGCACGGCGATCGCTTCACTGAAGCCGCCTACACGACCAACCTTGATGTTGATGATCTTGCAAGACTCCATATCAATCGCAGCCAGCGCATCTCGCCGGTTGCGGATCGACTCATCCAGGCAGATTGCCGTCTCAATCCGCTTTTGCAGCATCGAGTGGAAATAGAAATCGTCATACCAAAGCGGTTGCTCGATCATCAGCAGTTTAAACTCATCCCACGTTGCAATGTGGTCAAAGTCTTTCATCCGGTAGACCGAATTCGCATCGCAGCTCAACAGGATCGAAGGCCAGCGCTTCCGTACCATCTCAAAAATTGAGCTATCCCAGTCCGGTTTGCATTTCAGCTTAATGCGTTGATACCCGGCCTCTAACTCAAGAGCAATCTTATCCATCAACTGCTCCGGCGTCGGCTGAATTCCAATCGAAACACCGCATGGAATCACCTTTCGCGTCCCGCCCAGGAGCTTCGATAGCGAAATGTTCTTCATCTGCGACTCCAGGTCCCAGACAGCGTTCTCAAGAGCAGCTTTGGCCATCCTATGGCCCCGTACCTGCTTCAATATCCCGGGAACGCCCCCACCACCTTCAATTCCTGTCTCTAGCAGCCTCGGAATCAACTCCGTTTCCGAGATAATCCATGCTGTGTCGATCATCTCGTCGCTAAAGTAGGGATGCTCACCTGCAACACATTCGCCCCACGCCGTCAGCCCATCCGCCTCAATCTCTAATAGCAGAATTCTGCGGCCCGTCGTCAGGCCAAAGCTGGTCTCAAACGGATAGGCCAGCGGCATATTAATCTCACGCATGTGAATGGCATCGATATGAATCATCTCTAAATCCCGTCTCTCCGAAACGTGTCGTTCCTTGTAATGGCACGCTTACTACTTCATGTAGAAGGGCCGTGTCTCTTCTTTTTTGTCATCCCAGGGACCGAGGAGAAAGCTCCCATTTCCTTCAGCGTCCCGCTCATAACCAATAGCAACCAAACCGCGGCTGAATGCCGACTCTAACGACGCGCGATTGTTCAACTGCACCTGCTGTGCCTTGGATCTCTGTTCGGGGTCCTGCTTCCACTGGTAGATGGTATACGGGACGATAATACGTTCGACGACTGGCTCAACCGGCTGGGCATCGCCCCGCAACCGCTCCACAACACGGGGCGACTTCAGCCACCATTCCGCGTATAGCCTATCGGTCGGAAGCCCCCCCTGCAAGGGCGACGACGACGCCCCATAGAAGTCAGCTTTATACCGACGTGAGATCGCTCCCAGGCGTGCAATGTTCAGATGAGCGTTCTTAATCTCCAGCGGGTCGTAAGTCCACTCCATCAGGTCGAAGCCTCTGGCAATCGCATCGTCACGCTGGGCCAGCTTCAATCGGCGGCCCAGTCCCGCATTGCGGTACTCCGGCAGCACAGCCAGCATGTGCGAGTGCAGATAGGGATAGCCGTTCCGATACCCTGGCAGCGCCATTGCAAATCCAATGATCGTCTCGCCATCGAACGCCCCCAAAACCTGGCCGCCGATCCGTTGCGCCACCAGAAAGACACGTCGCGGAATCAGGTCGCCATCGCTATAACCCCAGACCTCGAGCTGCAGCTCAACGCAGCGCTCAAACTGTTCCATCGTCGTCAACGACTCAATGCGGATCTTGTCTCCCGGCTTCGCGCCAGGCTCTTGTTTTGCCGAGCTCATCTCCTGTGTCCTAGTCTCCCGTTATATCGTTCGTCTGCGTCTTGGCACGACGCCATAACTCTTCCAGCTCAGCAGGAGTGCGCGTCTTCAATTCGTCCTGGCCTCCTGCTTCCCTCTCCATCGCCTCAAACCGGCGGCGGAACTTTGCATTTGTTGCCCGCAAGGCTGACTCAGGATCGATCTTCAGATGCCTCGCCAGATTGGCCATTGTGAACAGCAGATCGCCGAATTCACCCTCAACCGCCGT is a genomic window containing:
- a CDS encoding bactofilin family protein; this encodes MKPAEGSTVIGKSVSIRGELSGSEDLMIDGDIEGTITLPENSLTIGPNARIVADIKVRNLIVFGNVKGTLHVSGRVDLRHSAVVNGDIFGGRLSIEENAMLKGKVELKSERTVEVLPPVAKHAEAKAEQTPLVLEPKS
- the menC gene encoding o-succinylbenzoate synthase, which gives rise to MHIDAIHMREINMPLAYPFETSFGLTTGRRILLLEIEADGLTAWGECVAGEHPYFSDEMIDTAWIISETELIPRLLETGIEGGGGVPGILKQVRGHRMAKAALENAVWDLESQMKNISLSKLLGGTRKVIPCGVSIGIQPTPEQLMDKIALELEAGYQRIKLKCKPDWDSSIFEMVRKRWPSILLSCDANSVYRMKDFDHIATWDEFKLLMIEQPLWYDDFYFHSMLQKRIETAICLDESIRNRRDALAAIDMESCKIINIKVGRVGGFSEAIAVHNVAEERAIPVWCGGMLETGIGRAHNIALSSLPNFQLPGDVSASARYWEEDIIEPEVTVSKKGEIQVPTSAGSGYKVLPKRIEKLTVRQQTLRAKARVTA
- a CDS encoding GNAT family N-acetyltransferase — encoded protein: MSSAKQEPGAKPGDKIRIESLTTMEQFERCVELQLEVWGYSDGDLIPRRVFLVAQRIGGQVLGAFDGETIIGFAMALPGYRNGYPYLHSHMLAVLPEYRNAGLGRRLKLAQRDDAIARGFDLMEWTYDPLEIKNAHLNIARLGAISRRYKADFYGASSSPLQGGLPTDRLYAEWWLKSPRVVERLRGDAQPVEPVVERIIVPYTIYQWKQDPEQRSKAQQVQLNNRASLESAFSRGLVAIGYERDAEGNGSFLLGPWDDKKEETRPFYMK